A segment of the Aureimonas sp. SA4125 genome:
TGACCAGGGTGAAGATCGTCATCAGGACGACGGTCGTCACCATGATCAGGATCTGCATGTAGGAGATCTGGACGTCGATATTGCCGTCGCCCACGTAGAGCACGATGTTGCCCGAGAGCTGCGGGGCCAGCGGCTTGGCGCGCGCGCCCTGCGTCACCTGGACGAAGTTCTGGACGAAGATCGACATGCCGATGGCGGTGATCAGCGGCGCCAGGCGGAAGGAGCCGCGCAGCGGCCGGTAGGCGATGCGCTCGATCGTCCAGCCCCACAGCGCCGTGAAGGCCATGGCCACGACCAGCATGATGATGAGCACGATGGGAAAGAAGGTCACGCCGATCATCGCCAGCGCCAGAATGGTCGTCAGCGCGACAAAGGATCCGACCATGAACACCTCGCCATGGGCGAAGTTGATCATGCCGATGATGCCGTAGACCATGGTATAGCCGATGGCGATCAGGCCGTAGATCGACCCGAGCGTCAGGCCGTTGATCAGTTGCTGCAGAAAATATTCCATGAACCGCCTTTGCGTGCCGTTCGGCCGGTGCCCTCGACCGACATGCCGCCTGTTAGGGCAGACTAGGCCGATCTCCTCATCATGATCAGTTTCATAGCAGCGTTGCCGAAGCAACCCGACATTTGACGGGGGAATGGCGCCGATAACGAAAATTGATGAATTCAGGCAACCTTTCCACAACCGTCATCTCCCGCTGTCGCGTGTTCGACGCAAACGGTCGGGAACAGTGTCGCCGCCGGGCATTCTTGCGGGTAGGAGAAGTCTCTCGCCGCGGCGAAGCCGTCGTCTTCGCGCGCGTCCGCTCATCCCGTTCTGG
Coding sequences within it:
- a CDS encoding branched-chain amino acid ABC transporter permease LivH (LivHMGF is the membrane component of the LIV-I/LS branched-chain amino acid transporter), encoding MEYFLQQLINGLTLGSIYGLIAIGYTMVYGIIGMINFAHGEVFMVGSFVALTTILALAMIGVTFFPIVLIIMLVVAMAFTALWGWTIERIAYRPLRGSFRLAPLITAIGMSIFVQNFVQVTQGARAKPLAPQLSGNIVLYVGDGNIDVQISYMQILIMVTTVVLMTIFTLVIAKTSLGRQQRACEQDAKMASLLGVNVDRTISLTFVLGASLAAVAGTMYLLYYGVIDFYIGFLAGVKAFTAAVLGGIGSLPGAMLGGLLIGLIETFFGGYFAAEYKDVAAFSILAIVLIFMPSGLLGRPEVEKV